Proteins encoded in a region of the Pseudomonas putida genome:
- a CDS encoding aldehyde dehydrogenase family protein: protein MSDITLLPAVTAFLAREHGVFIHGQHLASQSSSTIAVVNPANGQTIAHIADANQADVDHAVSSSRQGFATWSHTSPAARAAVLFKLADLLEAYREELAQLETVQSGKLIGISRAFEVEQAAHFLRYYAGWATKITGQTITPSLPSFAGERYSAFTLREPIGVVVGIVPWNFATMIAIWKLASALTTGCSIILKPSEFTPLTLLRIAELATQAGLPAGALNVLTGGGLVGKALIEHAGTDKVSFTGSVPTGIAVGQAAMGAKLTRATLELGGKNAVAFLPDVATDKAVDGIIEAGFLHSGQICAAGERFYVHHSRIDPLLDALSQRLGQLKIGSPLDESTQFGPVANKPHQQKLAELFATARAEGSQIIHGGKLGDGPGCFVEPTVILARSANDTLLNQETFGPVATFLPYDDEDELLQLMNASPYGLSASLWTNDLGKAMRMIPQIQAGTLWVNMHTLLDPAVPFGGIKASGVGREFGSAFIDDFTELKSVMIRY from the coding sequence ATGAGCGACATCACCCTCCTACCTGCCGTCACGGCCTTCCTGGCCCGCGAGCATGGCGTGTTCATCCACGGCCAGCACCTCGCCAGCCAGTCGTCGTCGACAATCGCCGTGGTCAACCCAGCCAACGGCCAGACCATCGCCCACATCGCCGACGCCAACCAGGCCGATGTCGACCATGCCGTCAGCTCCTCGCGCCAAGGCTTTGCCACCTGGTCGCACACCAGCCCCGCCGCCCGCGCGGCGGTGCTGTTCAAGCTGGCCGACCTGCTGGAAGCCTACCGCGAAGAGCTGGCGCAGCTGGAAACTGTGCAGTCCGGCAAACTGATTGGTATCTCCCGCGCCTTCGAAGTAGAGCAGGCCGCGCACTTCCTGCGCTACTACGCCGGCTGGGCCACCAAGATCACCGGCCAGACCATCACCCCGTCGCTGCCCTCGTTCGCCGGTGAGCGCTACAGTGCCTTCACCCTGCGCGAGCCGATCGGCGTGGTGGTGGGCATCGTGCCGTGGAACTTCGCCACCATGATCGCCATCTGGAAGCTGGCCTCGGCCCTGACCACCGGCTGCAGCATCATCCTCAAGCCGAGTGAATTTACCCCACTGACGCTGCTGCGCATCGCCGAACTGGCCACACAAGCCGGCCTGCCGGCCGGGGCGCTGAACGTGCTGACCGGTGGCGGCCTGGTGGGCAAGGCACTGATCGAGCACGCCGGTACCGACAAAGTTTCATTCACCGGCTCGGTCCCAACCGGCATCGCCGTCGGCCAGGCTGCCATGGGTGCCAAGCTGACCCGGGCGACACTGGAACTGGGTGGCAAGAATGCGGTGGCCTTCCTGCCCGATGTGGCAACCGACAAGGCCGTGGACGGCATCATCGAAGCCGGCTTCCTGCACTCGGGGCAAATCTGCGCGGCTGGCGAACGCTTCTACGTGCACCATTCGCGCATCGACCCGTTGCTGGACGCGCTGTCCCAGCGCCTGGGCCAACTGAAGATCGGCTCGCCGCTGGACGAATCCACTCAGTTCGGCCCGGTGGCCAACAAGCCACACCAGCAGAAGCTGGCGGAACTGTTCGCCACTGCGCGCGCCGAAGGTAGCCAAATCATCCATGGCGGCAAGCTGGGCGACGGCCCCGGTTGCTTTGTCGAACCTACGGTAATCCTCGCCAGGTCGGCCAACGACACCCTGCTCAACCAGGAAACCTTTGGCCCGGTGGCGACCTTCCTGCCGTATGACGACGAAGACGAGCTGCTGCAGTTGATGAACGCCTCGCCCTACGGCCTCAGTGCCAGCCTGTGGACCAACGACCTGGGCAAGGCCATGCGCATGATCCCGCAAATCCAGGCCGGCACCCTGTGGGTGAACATGCACACACTACTCGACCCGGCTGTGCCGTTTGGTGGCATCAAGGCATCCGGCGTTGGCCGCGAGTTCGGCTCGGCGTTCATCGATGACTTCACCGAACTCAAGTCGGTGATGATTCGCTACTGA
- a CDS encoding multidrug effflux MFS transporter: MHADPSPPIRFSFALGLGLIGALGPSAVDMYLSSLPEIASHYQASFTRVQLTLTFFLLAMGAGQLIFGPIVDAYGRRKPLLAGLLLFILCSLGAAAAPSLDTLIMLRFFQGLGSALTLVVIMSMVRDVSQGVAATKLFALLMTIEGVAPILAPALGGVIDAHFGWRAVMLVLAGMGLAVLLNSLLNLPETLPPGKREPLRLGHACRTYLAILADRRFLRPTLAVAAVFFFLFAYIGGATLVYQAHYGLSAQAFGLLFGATGVSILFGAMAASRLISRLGLNTLTRLGVLCMAGGACISLLGALTGLGLPGVAGGMVVALFGLGIAESTLMSLVMASQDKALGSTAALLGAIQLSASAGAAPLAAVVLDHGPTAWAALLALCTLVVCLLTALSLRDTPASFSLAGH; this comes from the coding sequence ATGCACGCAGATCCCTCTCCCCCAATACGTTTCAGCTTCGCCCTGGGCCTCGGCCTGATTGGCGCACTCGGCCCTTCCGCCGTCGACATGTACCTGTCGAGCCTGCCGGAAATCGCCAGCCACTATCAGGCCAGTTTCACGCGTGTGCAGCTGACGCTGACCTTCTTCCTGCTGGCCATGGGCGCCGGCCAGCTGATCTTCGGCCCCATCGTCGACGCCTATGGCCGGCGCAAACCGCTGCTGGCCGGCCTGCTGCTGTTCATCCTCTGCTCACTCGGCGCAGCCGCGGCCCCCAGCCTCGACACCCTGATCATGCTGCGCTTCTTCCAGGGGCTGGGCAGCGCGCTGACCCTGGTCGTGATCATGAGCATGGTGCGTGATGTGAGCCAGGGCGTTGCCGCGACCAAACTGTTCGCCCTGCTGATGACCATCGAAGGTGTGGCACCGATCCTGGCACCGGCCCTGGGCGGCGTGATCGACGCGCATTTCGGCTGGCGCGCGGTGATGTTGGTACTCGCCGGCATGGGGCTGGCGGTGCTGCTCAACAGCCTGCTGAACCTGCCGGAAACCCTGCCCCCGGGCAAACGCGAACCGCTGCGCCTGGGCCACGCCTGCCGTACCTACCTGGCCATTCTGGCCGACCGCCGCTTCCTGCGCCCGACCCTAGCAGTGGCCGCGGTGTTCTTCTTCCTGTTCGCCTACATCGGCGGTGCCACCCTGGTGTACCAGGCCCACTACGGCCTGAGCGCCCAGGCCTTCGGCCTGCTGTTCGGCGCTACCGGGGTATCGATCCTGTTTGGCGCCATGGCCGCCAGCCGCCTGATCAGCCGCCTGGGCTTGAATACCCTGACCCGCCTGGGCGTGCTATGCATGGCTGGCGGCGCCTGCATCAGCCTGCTCGGTGCGCTGACCGGCCTGGGGCTGCCGGGTGTGGCTGGCGGCATGGTGGTGGCGCTGTTCGGCCTGGGCATAGCCGAATCGACGCTGATGTCGCTGGTCATGGCCTCGCAAGACAAGGCGCTGGGCTCCACCGCAGCGCTGCTGGGCGCTATTCAGCTGTCTGCATCTGCCGGCGCAGCCCCGTTGGCCGCCGTGGTGCTCGACCACGGCCCGACCGCCTGGGCCGCGCTGCTGGCCCTGTGCACCTTGGTGGTGTGCCTGCTGACCGCTCTCAGCCTGCGCGATACCCCCGCCAGCTTCTCGCTCGCTGGCCATTGA
- a CDS encoding tyramine oxidase subunit B, producing MTLDTRIDFIYLSEQDMIRAGVTDMPACVDTMEEMFGLLYQGDYRMAGPNSDSHGAMITFPEHSPFPNMPKPTADRRMMAMPAYLGGNFQTAGAKWYGSNIANREKGLPRSILMFTLNDADTGAPLAHMSANLLSAYRTGAIPGVGARHLARKDAKVIGLAGPGVMGKTTVAAFMAVCPLIDTIKIKGRGQKNLDAFVAWVKASFPQIVNVQVVETLEEVVRGSDLVTYCSSGEVGDPSQYPLVRREWVKPGAFLAMPAPCSIDAGMEQDDVRKVVDNTGLYEAWFEELPKPAHNHVPLVGVRFMDMIHEGKLAAEQVEDIGKIISGDAPGRLHDDEIILMSVGGMPVEDVAWGTVVYRKALEQGIGVKLNLWETPVLS from the coding sequence ATGACCCTCGATACCAGAATTGACTTCATCTACCTGTCCGAGCAGGACATGATCCGCGCCGGCGTCACCGACATGCCCGCCTGTGTCGACACCATGGAAGAAATGTTCGGCTTGCTGTACCAGGGCGACTACCGCATGGCCGGCCCGAACAGCGACTCGCACGGTGCGATGATCACCTTCCCCGAGCACTCGCCCTTCCCCAATATGCCCAAGCCCACCGCCGACCGGCGCATGATGGCGATGCCAGCCTACCTCGGCGGCAACTTCCAGACCGCCGGCGCCAAGTGGTACGGCTCGAACATCGCCAACCGCGAGAAAGGCCTGCCCCGCTCGATCCTGATGTTCACCCTCAACGATGCCGACACTGGCGCACCACTGGCGCACATGTCGGCCAACCTGCTGTCGGCCTACCGTACCGGCGCCATCCCAGGCGTAGGTGCCCGCCACCTGGCGCGCAAGGACGCCAAGGTCATCGGCCTGGCCGGCCCGGGGGTGATGGGCAAAACCACGGTCGCCGCGTTCATGGCTGTCTGCCCACTGATCGACACCATCAAGATCAAGGGCCGCGGCCAGAAAAACCTGGATGCCTTCGTCGCCTGGGTCAAAGCCAGCTTCCCGCAAATCGTCAACGTCCAGGTGGTTGAAACCCTGGAAGAGGTGGTACGCGGCTCCGACCTGGTCACCTACTGCAGCTCGGGCGAAGTGGGCGACCCCAGCCAGTACCCCCTGGTGCGTCGCGAATGGGTCAAGCCTGGCGCATTCCTGGCGATGCCAGCCCCGTGCAGCATCGATGCCGGCATGGAGCAGGACGACGTCCGCAAGGTGGTCGACAACACCGGCCTTTACGAGGCCTGGTTCGAAGAACTGCCCAAGCCTGCGCATAACCACGTGCCGCTGGTAGGCGTGCGTTTCATGGACATGATTCACGAAGGCAAGCTGGCCGCCGAGCAGGTGGAAGACATCGGCAAGATCATCAGCGGCGACGCACCAGGGCGTCTGCATGACGACGAAATCATCCTGATGTCGGTAGGCGGCATGCCTGTCGAGGATGTGGCCTGGGGCACCGTGGTGTACCGCAAGGCGCTGGAGCAAGGCATCGGCGTGAAGCTCAACCTTTGGGAAACCCCCGTTCTCAGCTGA
- a CDS encoding RidA family protein: MTQITKLKTGSKFEDMASYSRLVAVDNWIHVSNTAGRNPQTQLIPEDVIEQTHQVFANIETALAAVDASLADVINSRVFIQDPADVPQVMDVIGQKFRGIDPATTVTCPPLGSTVYKVELEVTAYRGAGQAQVTLIRLGQ; this comes from the coding sequence ATGACACAGATCACCAAACTGAAAACCGGCTCCAAATTCGAAGACATGGCCAGCTACTCCCGCCTGGTGGCGGTGGACAACTGGATTCACGTTTCCAACACCGCCGGGCGCAACCCGCAGACCCAGCTGATCCCGGAGGACGTGATCGAACAGACCCACCAGGTGTTCGCCAATATCGAAACCGCCTTGGCCGCGGTCGATGCCAGCCTGGCCGACGTCATCAATTCGCGGGTATTCATTCAGGACCCGGCCGATGTGCCGCAGGTCATGGACGTGATCGGCCAGAAGTTCCGCGGCATCGACCCGGCCACCACGGTCACCTGCCCGCCGTTGGGCTCCACCGTGTACAAGGTCGAGCTGGAAGTCACTGCCTACCGCGGTGCGGGGCAAGCGCAAGTGACCCTGATCCGCCTTGGCCAGTAA
- a CDS encoding NAD(P)/FAD-dependent oxidoreductase yields the protein MSPTIAPVQTSTRHPAATTVVIIGGGIIGLTAALTLAERNIPVVVLEKGRIAGEQSSRNLGWVRKTNRHAHDIPLALAADRLWAEMPARVGSDVGYRQAGIMFIGRNDTQMGMHEGWLKSVEALGLDSRLLSAREIAQKVPGGRADWAGGIFTPSDARAEPTLAASAIAGAAIAKGAVVVENCAVRTLVTATGRISGVVTEQGEIRCDQVLLAGGLWSRKFLGNLGINLPTLPLTCSVLRTEPMDGPTDIAVGAPDFSFRKHKDGGYIITQRGALDAFLTLDHLLLGKRYLPQLRAQRDFLRISFGKYFFKDLALARRWKATDVTPFERVRVQDPHANPALNDEAMRNLKAAWPVFEQARIASAWAGTIDVTPDSNPVIGPVASIPGLTLATGFSGHGFGTSPAAGQLAADLVSQAAPLIDPSPYRFERFA from the coding sequence ATGTCTCCCACGATCGCCCCCGTGCAAACCAGCACCCGCCACCCCGCCGCCACGACTGTGGTGATCATCGGTGGCGGCATCATCGGCCTGACTGCCGCACTGACGCTCGCCGAGCGCAACATACCGGTGGTGGTGCTGGAAAAGGGGCGCATCGCTGGCGAGCAGTCGTCGCGCAACTTGGGCTGGGTGCGCAAGACCAACCGTCACGCCCACGACATCCCCCTGGCACTGGCGGCCGACCGGCTGTGGGCCGAGATGCCAGCGCGCGTAGGCAGTGACGTTGGCTATCGCCAGGCGGGCATCATGTTCATCGGCCGCAACGACACGCAGATGGGCATGCATGAAGGCTGGCTTAAAAGTGTCGAGGCGCTGGGCCTGGATTCGCGCCTGCTGAGCGCGCGTGAAATCGCCCAGAAAGTGCCGGGTGGTCGGGCGGATTGGGCAGGCGGCATCTTCACACCCTCCGATGCCCGCGCAGAACCGACGCTGGCCGCCAGCGCCATCGCCGGTGCGGCCATTGCCAAAGGCGCGGTAGTGGTGGAGAACTGCGCGGTGCGTACGCTGGTCACCGCAACCGGCCGTATCAGCGGGGTGGTCACCGAGCAAGGCGAAATCCGCTGCGACCAGGTATTGCTGGCCGGTGGCCTATGGTCGCGCAAGTTCCTCGGCAACCTGGGCATCAACCTGCCGACCTTGCCGCTGACCTGTTCCGTGCTGCGCACCGAGCCAATGGACGGGCCTACCGATATCGCCGTCGGCGCACCGGACTTTTCGTTTCGCAAGCACAAGGACGGCGGTTACATCATCACCCAGCGCGGCGCACTGGATGCTTTCCTCACCCTCGACCACCTGCTGCTGGGCAAGCGTTACCTGCCCCAGCTGCGTGCGCAGCGGGACTTTTTGCGCATCAGCTTTGGCAAATACTTCTTCAAGGACCTGGCCCTGGCCCGGCGTTGGAAAGCCACGGATGTGACCCCTTTCGAGCGCGTAAGGGTACAAGACCCACACGCCAACCCAGCACTCAACGACGAGGCCATGCGCAACCTCAAAGCGGCCTGGCCGGTATTCGAACAGGCACGCATCGCCAGCGCCTGGGCTGGCACGATTGACGTCACCCCCGACTCCAACCCGGTAATCGGCCCGGTGGCCAGCATCCCAGGCCTGACCCTGGCCACCGGTTTTTCCGGGCATGGCTTCGGCACCTCGCCCGCTGCCGGCCAGTTGGCGGCGGACCTGGTATCCCAGGCTGCACCCCTGATTGACCCAAGCCCTTACCGCTTCGAGCGCTTCGCCTGA
- a CDS encoding TonB-dependent receptor family protein → MSANSVARAHSPDVVVMDPLVVTGAYTPTSSFDLPFSVDTVDLSHGTDGQLGVNLSEVLSKVPGLVVQNRQNYAQDLQISSRGYGARSAFGVRGIKLLSDGIPASTPDGQGQAATLNLDVAERIEVLRGPAATLYGSNAGGVIQMFTRDGQGPARVGAETTFGSDGFNKNHLSAEGGNDTAGFVLDASRMDTDGYRDHSAARRDQTFAKVNFKPDDDSRMALIYSSLEQNDTQDPLGQKWDAYKHDPRSTAVEAEKYNTRKSIDHQQLGMNYERYFGDATLQFNLYAGRRSVVQYLSISEKAPSNVQRGGGVVDFDREFHGGTLRWIQPVVEVPGNLTFTVGADYDQSTDDRRGYQNFSGDQLGVKGELRRDEQDTATSLDPYLQAHWEIGNWTSELGLRYSTMKMRVDDHYLANGDSSGSKTYQQATPSLSVMYAFTPDLRGYASVGKGFETPTQAEMAYAPGEVERFNFGLKPATSMQYEVGVKYRLGERTRLNAAVYEIQTDDEIVVANATAGRTSYRNAGRTTRRGFEASLQSDLGEQWQTTVVYTRTDARYAEDVSSAIERGNRLPGVPLDNLYGELVWKPVPSVSMGVEGQYRSKVYVDDSNNAKPAPAYAVFNWRTRFEQHVGPWTFHQLVRLDNLFDRQYVGSVIVGDSNGRYYEAAPGRSWYAGAGLEYQFR, encoded by the coding sequence ATGAGCGCCAATAGCGTTGCCAGGGCCCATTCGCCCGATGTCGTCGTCATGGATCCGCTGGTGGTTACCGGCGCCTACACGCCCACCAGCAGCTTTGACCTGCCGTTTTCGGTCGATACCGTTGACCTGTCCCACGGCACTGATGGCCAGCTTGGCGTCAACCTGTCGGAAGTGCTGAGCAAGGTGCCCGGCCTGGTGGTGCAGAACCGGCAGAACTATGCCCAGGACCTGCAGATTTCCTCACGGGGCTACGGTGCCCGTTCAGCGTTCGGTGTGCGCGGTATCAAGTTGCTGAGCGATGGTATTCCTGCCAGTACCCCCGACGGGCAAGGGCAGGCAGCCACACTGAACCTGGACGTGGCCGAGCGCATCGAGGTGCTGCGTGGCCCGGCTGCGACGTTGTATGGCAGCAACGCCGGTGGCGTGATCCAGATGTTCACCCGCGACGGGCAGGGCCCGGCCCGCGTTGGCGCTGAAACCACGTTCGGCAGTGACGGCTTCAACAAGAATCACCTGTCCGCCGAGGGCGGTAACGACACCGCCGGTTTCGTGCTGGATGCCTCGCGCATGGACACCGATGGTTACCGCGACCACAGTGCAGCACGCCGCGACCAGACGTTCGCCAAGGTCAATTTCAAGCCCGACGACGACTCGCGCATGGCGCTGATCTACAGCAGCCTGGAGCAGAACGACACGCAGGACCCGCTGGGGCAGAAGTGGGATGCCTACAAGCACGACCCTCGTTCTACCGCGGTCGAGGCAGAGAAATACAACACGCGTAAAAGCATCGATCATCAACAGCTGGGCATGAACTACGAGCGCTATTTCGGTGATGCCACATTGCAGTTCAACCTGTACGCGGGGCGACGCAGTGTTGTGCAGTACCTGTCCATATCAGAAAAAGCACCTTCAAACGTGCAGCGTGGTGGCGGAGTCGTTGACTTCGACCGCGAATTCCACGGCGGCACCCTGCGCTGGATCCAGCCGGTTGTCGAGGTGCCCGGTAACCTCACGTTCACCGTCGGCGCCGATTACGACCAGAGCACGGATGACCGCCGCGGCTACCAGAACTTCAGCGGCGACCAGTTGGGCGTCAAGGGCGAACTGCGCCGCGACGAGCAGGACACGGCCACCAGCCTGGACCCCTACCTGCAGGCGCACTGGGAAATCGGCAACTGGACCAGCGAACTGGGGCTGCGCTACAGCACCATGAAAATGCGCGTCGATGACCATTACCTGGCCAACGGTGATTCGAGTGGTTCGAAGACGTACCAGCAGGCCACCCCGTCGCTGTCGGTGATGTATGCGTTCACCCCCGACCTGCGCGGCTACGCAAGCGTTGGTAAAGGTTTCGAAACCCCCACGCAGGCCGAAATGGCCTATGCGCCGGGTGAGGTCGAACGTTTCAACTTCGGGCTCAAACCTGCCACCAGCATGCAGTATGAAGTGGGTGTGAAGTATCGCCTGGGCGAACGCACGCGCTTGAATGCGGCGGTGTATGAAATTCAAACCGATGACGAAATCGTCGTTGCCAACGCTACGGCTGGCCGCACCAGTTATCGCAATGCAGGGCGCACGACAAGACGCGGTTTCGAGGCGAGCCTGCAGAGTGACCTGGGCGAGCAATGGCAGACCACGGTGGTGTACACCCGCACCGATGCGCGCTATGCCGAAGATGTCAGTTCGGCCATCGAACGTGGCAACCGGCTGCCGGGTGTGCCGCTCGACAACCTGTATGGCGAGCTGGTGTGGAAACCCGTTCCGTCGGTCAGCATGGGGGTAGAAGGGCAATACCGCAGCAAGGTGTATGTGGACGACAGCAACAACGCCAAACCGGCACCTGCGTATGCCGTATTCAACTGGCGGACGCGTTTCGAACAGCACGTCGGGCCCTGGACGTTCCATCAACTGGTGCGTTTGGACAACCTGTTCGACCGGCAGTATGTGGGGTCGGTGATCGTTGGCGACAGCAACGGGCGTTATTACGAGGCAGCGCCTGGGCGATCGTGGTATGCGGGGGCGGGGTTGGAGTACCAGTTCAGATAG
- a CDS encoding DUF1654 domain-containing protein, which produces MSSTASATPSSYEQLGVRIQKIINSPTAQRSRAALIFRLEQESPDDWETLLEEIAENDNVTLAHRDDGGVQIFWTVPKED; this is translated from the coding sequence GTGTCCAGCACCGCCTCTGCCACCCCGAGCAGCTATGAACAGCTGGGTGTACGCATCCAGAAGATCATCAACAGCCCCACCGCCCAGCGCAGCCGTGCGGCGCTGATCTTCCGCCTGGAACAGGAAAGCCCGGATGACTGGGAGACGCTGCTCGAGGAAATCGCCGAGAACGACAACGTCACCCTCGCCCACCGGGACGATGGCGGCGTGCAGATTTTCTGGACCGTGCCGAAGGAAGACTGA
- a CDS encoding endonuclease, which translates to MRVSLFAATCLLLTAPFVQADAPRTFQEAKKVAWKLYAPQSTEFYCGCKYKGNKVDLASCGYAPRKNAQRASRIEWEHIVPAWQIGHQRQCWQAGGRKQCAQHDDVYKRAEADLHNLVPSIGEVNGDRSNFSFGWLPEQRGQYGRCLTQVDFKAKKVMPRPSIRGMIARTYFYMSQQYNLRLSSQDRQLFEAWNKTYPPQAWEQQRNQRVACVMGRGNAFVGPVNLKACG; encoded by the coding sequence ATGAGAGTTTCGCTTTTCGCTGCAACCTGCCTGCTGCTGACCGCCCCCTTTGTTCAAGCCGACGCCCCGCGTACCTTCCAGGAGGCCAAGAAGGTCGCCTGGAAGCTGTATGCGCCGCAATCGACCGAGTTTTATTGCGGCTGCAAATACAAGGGCAACAAGGTCGACCTGGCGTCCTGTGGCTATGCCCCGCGCAAGAATGCCCAGCGCGCCTCGCGCATCGAATGGGAGCACATCGTACCGGCATGGCAGATCGGCCATCAGCGCCAGTGCTGGCAGGCCGGCGGGCGCAAGCAGTGCGCGCAGCATGACGACGTGTACAAGCGCGCCGAAGCTGACCTGCACAACCTGGTGCCCAGCATCGGCGAGGTCAACGGCGACCGCAGCAATTTCAGTTTCGGCTGGCTGCCCGAACAACGCGGCCAGTACGGCCGTTGCCTGACCCAGGTCGACTTCAAGGCCAAGAAGGTGATGCCGCGCCCTTCGATCCGCGGCATGATCGCGCGCACCTACTTCTACATGAGCCAGCAGTACAACCTGCGGTTGTCCAGCCAGGACCGCCAGCTGTTCGAGGCCTGGAACAAGACCTACCCGCCGCAAGCCTGGGAGCAGCAACGCAACCAGCGAGTGGCCTGCGTGATGGGGCGGGGCAACGCGTTTGTCGGGCCGGTCAACCTCAAGGCCTGTGGCTGA
- a CDS encoding GTP pyrophosphokinase has protein sequence MSTLERAIAVAARAHEGQYDKGGAAYILHPLRVMMRVATPEQRIVAVLHDVIEDTPLTLSDLAREGFALKILAALLALSRREGEAYQDFVVRLGDDPLARTVKLADLADNSDLSRIPCPSPADLARLARYREASAYLQALV, from the coding sequence ATGAAGGGCAATACGACAAGGGTGGGGCGGCTTATATCCTCCACCCGTTACGCGTGATGATGCGGGTTGCCACGCCCGAGCAACGGATTGTCGCGGTGCTTCACGATGTGATCGAAGATACCCCGCTGACCCTGTCCGACCTGGCGCGCGAGGGCTTCGCGCTGAAAATCCTTGCCGCGTTGCTGGCGCTAAGCCGCCGCGAGGGCGAGGCCTACCAGGACTTCGTGGTGCGCCTGGGCGATGACCCGCTGGCGCGCACCGTCAAGCTGGCCGACCTGGCCGACAACAGTGACCTCTCACGCATTCCCTGCCCAAGCCCCGCTGACCTGGCGCGGCTGGCCCGCTATCGGGAAGCCAGCGCCTACTTGCAGGCGCTGGTGTGA